Proteins from a single region of bacterium:
- a CDS encoding dihydropteroate synthase gives MKHHPRVCRIDSPEDAARLMRRAGVSDRGVELMTSKLGFHVFHIRDVGHAMATILKQEALAAGAEAAVHKGLVIRGVDSTDVVLGGTRRQLGLIAEKLRGQQFGLGALGDELTGTLAALDRVPVWHVRDRVLDLSRPLVMGVVNLTGDSFSGDGVGDDVGAALERARAMLAAGADILDLGAESSRPGALPVDADTEIKRLLPVVKALVAETDAVVSV, from the coding sequence CGCCTGATGCGCCGGGCCGGCGTCTCCGACCGCGGCGTGGAGCTGATGACCTCCAAGCTCGGCTTCCACGTTTTTCACATCCGCGACGTTGGGCACGCCATGGCCACGATTCTCAAGCAGGAGGCGCTGGCCGCGGGCGCCGAGGCGGCGGTGCACAAGGGGCTCGTCATCCGCGGGGTGGACTCCACCGACGTGGTGCTCGGCGGGACGCGGCGGCAGTTGGGGCTCATCGCGGAAAAGCTCCGGGGCCAGCAGTTCGGCCTGGGCGCTCTGGGCGACGAGCTGACCGGGACCCTCGCGGCGCTCGACCGCGTGCCGGTCTGGCACGTGCGGGACCGGGTGCTCGACCTCTCCCGGCCCCTGGTCATGGGGGTCGTCAACCTCACGGGCGATTCCTTCTCCGGGGACGGCGTGGGCGACGACGTGGGGGCGGCGCTGGAACGGGCGAGGGCGATGCTCGCGGCCGGGGCGGACATCCTGGACCTGGGCGCCGAGAGCTCCCGGCCCGGCGCCCTCCCGGTGGACGCCGACACGGAGATTAAGCGCCTCCTGCCCGTCGTAAAGGCCCTGGTCGCCGAGACCGACGCGGTCGTGTCGGTGG